The DNA window TCCATACCCCAATTAATTCAACTGTTGATTTTGTCAGCACACTTTCCTACTCGGATGTTGAAGTTGAATTCGCAGACGAATCAGAAGATGGCAACGGCTATATACTGGCCGCTGGTGTTAGAGCATTGCCCTCAGATGTATTGGAGTTGTCTGCTTTTATTGACTATGCCGATATCGAAGATAGTAGTGAAACTGGCTATTCACTGGGCGCAAGATACTTCACTACTCCAGATATTTCTCTTGGCCTAGGCTATGGCTCCTCAGATGATTTCGATGCCATCACATTTGATGTCCGTTTCGACATGTAACAACCAAGCAGCATCCGTAGCCAGGGGGGATCTTTCCCTGGCTACCTCCCTCATTTTGAACCTGTAATGAATCCTTACAAATTGCCACCTCACACCCCAAGCAACATCTCAGTCACCCAAAATCAGCAATATTTAC is part of the SAR92 clade bacterium H455 genome and encodes:
- a CDS encoding porin family protein, producing the protein MFKKALIIGAISSIASFSVTAEEAALSYTHAGIGYETGDIADIDFSGFGIYGSKALNESFFLTGSYLSIESDDQYTDGPVTDDIEATGFNFGVGFHTPINSTVDFVSTLSYSDVEVEFADESEDGNGYILAAGVRALPSDVLELSAFIDYADIEDSSETGYSLGARYFTTPDISLGLGYGSSDDFDAITFDVRFDM